One Candidatus Binatia bacterium DNA segment encodes these proteins:
- the uvrB gene encoding excinuclease ABC subunit UvrB yields MRREGEFHLVADFEPQGDQGPAIAELVEGIRTGRRQQVLLGVTGSGKTFTVANVIAQLNRPALVMAPNKTLAAQLYDEFKVLFPENAVRYFVSYYDYYQPEAYVPSTDTFIEKDSSINDEIDKMRHSATKALLERNDVLIVASVSCIYGLGSPEAYFDMLLFLERGVQADRDQVLRKLVDIQYQRNDYDFHRGTFRVRGDVVEVFPAYEDARAIRVEFFGDQVEAIAEIDPLRGQVLRRLDKIAIYPASHYVTTPDRMELAIIAIRHELKERLAQLRAENKLLEAQRIEQRTLYDLEMLQEMGFCSGIENYSRHLTGRAPGEPPPTLLNYFSGDWLLFVDESHVTVPQVGGMYRGDRSRKETLVEYGFRLPSALDNRPLNFQEFEALTRYVVYVSATPGNYELQRTGGVVVEQLIRPTGLTDPEIIVRPAVHQVDDLLEEIRLRIASGERVLVTTLTKKMAEDLTDYYHELGLRVRYLHSDIVTLERVDIIRDLRRGVFDVLIGINLLREGLDLPEVSLVAILDADKEGFLRSERSLIQTIGRAARNINGTVIMYADIMTESMRRAISETTRRRTLQAAYNQEHGITPQTIQKAISTPWAEAAEADYVDLPKIAEAAEEYMPLADIPKRIAALQKEMRAAATQLEFERAAELRDRIHRLQEQELALRGD; encoded by the coding sequence GTGAGACGTGAGGGCGAATTCCATCTGGTCGCTGACTTCGAGCCGCAGGGGGACCAGGGGCCTGCCATTGCCGAGCTCGTGGAAGGTATCCGAACTGGGCGGCGCCAACAGGTGCTCCTCGGCGTGACCGGTTCGGGCAAGACGTTCACCGTGGCCAACGTCATTGCGCAGCTCAACCGGCCCGCGCTCGTCATGGCACCGAACAAGACGCTGGCAGCGCAGCTGTACGACGAGTTCAAGGTGCTGTTTCCGGAAAACGCGGTCCGCTATTTCGTCAGCTACTATGACTATTACCAGCCGGAGGCGTACGTTCCGAGCACCGACACCTTCATTGAGAAAGACTCGTCGATCAACGACGAGATCGACAAGATGCGGCACTCGGCCACCAAGGCGTTGCTCGAACGCAACGACGTGCTGATCGTCGCCAGCGTCTCCTGCATCTATGGTCTGGGCTCGCCGGAAGCCTACTTCGACATGCTGCTCTTTCTCGAGCGCGGGGTGCAAGCCGATCGCGACCAGGTGCTGCGCAAGCTCGTCGACATCCAGTACCAGCGCAACGACTACGACTTCCACCGCGGCACCTTTCGGGTGCGCGGTGACGTGGTCGAAGTATTTCCCGCGTATGAGGATGCGCGCGCCATCCGCGTCGAGTTCTTCGGGGACCAGGTGGAGGCCATCGCCGAGATCGATCCGCTGCGCGGCCAGGTGCTGCGGCGCCTGGACAAGATCGCGATTTATCCGGCCAGCCATTACGTCACCACGCCCGACCGCATGGAGTTGGCGATTATCGCCATCCGCCACGAGCTGAAGGAACGGCTGGCGCAGCTGCGCGCCGAGAACAAACTGCTGGAGGCACAACGGATCGAGCAGCGCACCCTCTACGATCTGGAAATGCTGCAGGAGATGGGCTTCTGTTCCGGCATCGAGAACTACTCGCGCCATCTCACCGGGCGCGCGCCGGGCGAGCCGCCCCCTACCCTGCTGAACTACTTCTCCGGGGACTGGTTGCTCTTCGTCGACGAGAGCCACGTTACCGTGCCGCAGGTCGGCGGCATGTATCGCGGCGACCGTTCGCGCAAGGAAACCCTGGTCGAGTACGGTTTCCGGCTGCCGTCCGCGCTCGACAACCGTCCGTTGAACTTTCAGGAATTCGAGGCCCTGACGCGGTACGTCGTGTACGTCTCCGCCACGCCGGGCAATTATGAACTGCAGCGCACCGGCGGGGTCGTCGTCGAGCAGTTGATCCGGCCCACCGGACTGACGGATCCCGAAATCATCGTGCGGCCGGCGGTACATCAGGTGGACGACCTGCTGGAAGAAATCCGCCTCCGCATCGCCAGCGGCGAGCGCGTCCTGGTGACGACCCTGACCAAAAAGATGGCCGAGGATCTCACCGATTATTATCACGAGCTGGGCCTGCGCGTACGCTACCTGCACTCCGACATCGTGACCCTCGAGCGGGTGGACATCATCCGCGATCTGCGCCGCGGCGTGTTCGACGTGCTCATCGGGATCAACCTGCTGCGAGAAGGGCTCGACCTGCCCGAGGTCTCGCTAGTGGCGATTCTCGATGCGGACAAAGAAGGCTTCCTGCGCTCGGAGCGCTCCCTCATTCAGACCATCGGCCGGGCCGCGCGCAACATCAACGGCACCGTGATCATGTACGCCGACATCATGACCGAGTCGATGCGGCGGGCCATCAGCGAAACCACCCGTCGGCGTACGCTTCAAGCGGCGTACAACCAGGAGCATGGCATCACGCCGCAGACCATTCAGAAGGCCATCTCGACGCCGTGGGCGGAGGCAGCCGAAGCCGATTACGTCGACCTCCCCAAGATCGCCGAGGCGGCGGAGGAGTACATGCCGCTAGCGGACATCCCCAAACGTATCGCCGCGCTGCAAAAAGAGATGCGCGCCGCGGCTACACAGCTCGAGTTCGAGCGCGCCGCCGAGCTGCGCGATCGCATCCACCGCCTGCAGGAGCAGGAACTCGCGCTCCGCGGCGACTGA
- a CDS encoding 4Fe-4S dicluster domain-containing protein, producing MSNGEHLQKLAENIGKGDSAAMHKILGCAMTDQEAQFILDLPAAAAELAAKWGMGEQAIQDRIMGLARRGLLIPSKKGMRFPADPATLHDGILSSASEHVPAGMDKFWMELYDGEGWGEEIGNVLSGLPVRILRTIPVLNSVSSGSKLPPHESITDIIMAHKDLISIRNCCCRVGAKKCDHPAQVCMQFSKRAEYDLHRGSGRKVSADEALSIALTAGDSGLVPTVPNMSSMEGIDFICFCCGCCCLVINPGLRVGGLDKILAPSRFVSTVDADVCNACGECVERCAVSAIEVQEDTGVAVVDRDKCLGCGACVLACPLDGGMTMELVRPPEFIPETNFSPTSIMGM from the coding sequence ATGAGCAATGGTGAACACCTTCAAAAGCTGGCGGAGAACATCGGGAAGGGCGATTCCGCCGCCATGCACAAGATCTTGGGATGCGCCATGACGGATCAGGAGGCCCAGTTCATCCTGGACCTTCCCGCTGCCGCGGCGGAGTTGGCGGCCAAGTGGGGCATGGGCGAGCAGGCCATCCAGGATAGGATCATGGGGCTAGCGCGCCGGGGGTTACTCATCCCGTCGAAAAAGGGCATGCGCTTCCCCGCTGATCCGGCGACTCTGCATGACGGGATCCTCTCCAGCGCGTCCGAGCACGTTCCGGCCGGAATGGATAAATTCTGGATGGAACTGTACGACGGCGAAGGCTGGGGAGAGGAGATCGGCAACGTGCTGTCAGGCCTGCCGGTGCGCATCCTCAGAACGATCCCGGTACTGAACTCCGTCTCCTCCGGCAGCAAACTGCCGCCGCACGAAAGCATCACCGACATCATCATGGCCCATAAGGACCTGATCTCGATCCGTAACTGCTGCTGCCGGGTCGGGGCCAAGAAGTGCGACCACCCGGCGCAGGTATGCATGCAGTTCTCGAAACGCGCCGAGTACGACTTGCACCGCGGCAGCGGCAGGAAGGTCTCTGCCGACGAGGCGCTCTCCATCGCCCTGACGGCCGGGGATTCCGGGCTTGTCCCCACAGTGCCCAACATGTCCTCCATGGAGGGGATAGATTTCATCTGTTTCTGCTGCGGCTGTTGCTGCCTGGTGATCAACCCGGGCTTGCGCGTCGGCGGGCTCGACAAGATCCTCGCTCCCAGCCGTTTCGTCAGTACCGTGGACGCCGACGTGTGCAACGCCTGCGGCGAATGCGTCGAGCGGTGTGCGGTCAGTGCCATCGAAGTGCAGGAGGACACTGGGGTGGCCGTTGTCGATCGCGACAAGTGCCTCGGTTGCGGTGCGTGCGTGCTGGCCTGCCCCCTGGATGGAGGGATGACCATGGAACTGGTACGGCCGCCGGAATTCATTCCGGAGACGAATTTCAGCCCGACCTCGATCATGGGTATGTAA
- a CDS encoding NAD(P)/FAD-dependent oxidoreductase: MLTACDVLIVGGGPAGSSCAWKLRHAGLDVVVWDRRMFPRDKICAGWITPQILAELQLDPETYASQGLTFQPMRGFRISRLGDVETRVHYGRPVSYGIRRCEFDTYLLRRSGADLHLGQPVHTLRRSDDGWLLNDTIRAKVLVGAGGYFCPVARLLGVRLGAGEPIVAAQEAEFELTPQQRSACQVEPDVPEILFTRDLKGYGWVVRKGSYINIGLGRQDTHQLGEHVADFVAFLEQRGKIPAGLPAKFHGHPYLLYGEAQRPLCDDAALLIGDAAGLAHSTSGEGIRPAIESGLLAAQTILEAAGKYSRDGLAAYERRVVARFGPRQTGVGITHILPQWVAGAIAGRLFGSAWFARHVVLDRWFLHAQQPALAGDEPAPRPAASTDHAAAPAGAPPHSAFT, from the coding sequence ATGTTGACTGCTTGCGACGTCTTGATCGTCGGCGGGGGCCCAGCCGGATCCTCCTGCGCGTGGAAGCTGCGCCACGCTGGGCTCGACGTCGTCGTGTGGGACCGGCGGATGTTCCCACGCGACAAGATCTGTGCGGGCTGGATCACGCCGCAAATTCTTGCGGAACTCCAGCTCGATCCCGAGACCTATGCGAGCCAGGGGCTGACTTTCCAACCCATGCGTGGCTTCCGCATCAGCCGGCTGGGCGATGTCGAGACACGGGTACACTATGGCCGGCCGGTGAGCTACGGCATCCGGCGCTGCGAGTTCGACACCTACTTGCTGCGGCGCTCGGGAGCAGATCTGCACCTGGGGCAGCCGGTGCACACCCTGCGTCGGTCGGATGATGGGTGGCTGCTCAACGACACCATCCGCGCCAAGGTGCTCGTCGGTGCGGGCGGATATTTCTGCCCGGTGGCACGGCTGCTCGGCGTGCGGCTCGGCGCCGGTGAGCCCATCGTTGCCGCCCAAGAGGCGGAGTTCGAGCTGACCCCGCAGCAGCGGTCAGCCTGCCAGGTCGAGCCTGACGTGCCGGAGATTCTGTTCACGCGCGATCTCAAGGGATACGGGTGGGTGGTCCGCAAGGGCTCCTACATCAACATCGGCCTCGGCCGGCAAGACACGCATCAGCTCGGCGAACATGTGGCCGACTTTGTGGCGTTCCTCGAACAGCGCGGCAAGATCCCTGCCGGTCTTCCGGCGAAGTTCCATGGGCACCCGTACCTCCTCTACGGCGAGGCACAGCGGCCGCTGTGCGACGACGCGGCACTCCTGATTGGCGACGCGGCAGGGCTCGCCCATTCGACAAGCGGCGAAGGCATTCGGCCGGCGATCGAGTCCGGCCTGCTCGCGGCGCAGACGATCCTCGAGGCCGCTGGCAAGTACAGCCGCGATGGCTTGGCGGCGTATGAGCGGCGCGTTGTTGCCCGTTTCGGACCGCGCCAGACGGGGGTGGGCATTACGCACATCCTGCCGCAGTGGGTCGCGGGTGCGATTGCGGGGCGACTGTTCGGCAGCGCGTGGTTCGCGCGGCACGTCGTCTTGGATCGCTGGTTCCTGCACGCGCAACAGCCGGCGCTTGCCGGGGACGAGCCGGCGCCGCGACCAGCGGCAAGTACCGATCATGCGGCTGCCCCAGCGGGAGCGCCGCCCCATTCTGCCTTTACTTAG
- a CDS encoding cyclopropane-fatty-acyl-phospholipid synthase family protein yields the protein MPFESHAPLINAEAMPPVAGAREVKRTWPSARVSSADRWLLRTLLRAMGDPAIRVALWSGESMCTADAEPVATLQVKDRQTLLRLAYQPELEFGEAYTDGQLQVDGDLVSVIETVFRAPVNPWAERLLRRSRRPRANTLNGSRDNIHRHYDLGNDFYRLWLDERMVYTCAYFPTPTASLEEAQVAKMELVCRKVGLRPGERVIEAGCGWGALALHMARQHGVSVRAFNISHEQITYAREQAHKEGLSHRVEFVEDDYRNVSGQFDAFVSVGMLEHVGADHYRELGGVIDRCLPAHGRGFIHAIGRNRPLSLNAWVEKHIFPGAYPPTLGEMMAILEPYGFSVLDVENLRLHYATTLRHWLLRFEHAADRVAAMFDDRFVRAWRLYLAGSVAAFATGSLQLFQVSFARPQDNAISWTRAHLYQ from the coding sequence ATGCCGTTCGAATCCCATGCCCCGTTGATCAATGCGGAAGCGATGCCGCCCGTCGCAGGCGCCCGCGAGGTGAAGCGCACGTGGCCGTCCGCGCGTGTGTCGTCCGCTGACCGTTGGCTCCTGCGCACGCTTCTCCGTGCCATGGGTGACCCGGCTATCCGGGTCGCCCTCTGGAGCGGGGAGAGCATGTGCACCGCGGATGCGGAACCGGTCGCCACGCTGCAGGTCAAGGACCGCCAGACGCTGCTGCGATTGGCGTATCAACCCGAACTCGAGTTCGGCGAAGCCTACACTGATGGCCAGCTCCAAGTCGACGGCGATCTCGTCAGCGTCATCGAGACGGTGTTTCGCGCGCCCGTCAACCCCTGGGCGGAGCGGCTACTGCGCCGATCACGGCGGCCGCGCGCCAACACGCTCAACGGATCGCGCGACAACATCCACCGTCACTATGACCTCGGCAACGACTTCTACCGGCTCTGGCTTGACGAGCGCATGGTCTACACCTGCGCCTATTTCCCCACACCGACCGCATCGCTGGAGGAGGCGCAGGTAGCCAAGATGGAACTCGTGTGCCGCAAAGTCGGGCTACGGCCTGGAGAGCGCGTCATCGAGGCAGGCTGTGGCTGGGGAGCGCTGGCATTGCACATGGCGCGGCAGCACGGTGTCTCGGTCCGCGCTTTCAACATCTCACACGAGCAGATCACCTACGCGCGCGAGCAGGCCCACAAGGAAGGGCTGAGCCACCGGGTCGAGTTCGTCGAGGACGACTACCGCAACGTCTCCGGGCAATTTGACGCCTTCGTATCCGTCGGCATGCTCGAGCACGTGGGTGCGGACCACTACCGCGAACTTGGCGGGGTCATCGACCGCTGCCTGCCGGCGCATGGACGCGGATTCATTCACGCGATCGGCCGCAACCGGCCGTTGTCGCTCAATGCGTGGGTGGAGAAACACATCTTCCCAGGCGCCTATCCGCCAACCCTGGGCGAGATGATGGCCATTCTCGAACCGTATGGCTTCTCGGTGCTCGACGTGGAGAATCTCCGCCTCCATTATGCGACGACACTGCGGCACTGGCTGCTGCGTTTCGAGCATGCCGCCGATCGTGTTGCCGCAATGTTCGACGATCGCTTTGTCCGTGCCTGGCGGCTCTACTTGGCCGGATCCGTCGCCGCCTTCGCCACCGGCTCGCTGCAACTCTTTCAAGTGAGCTTCGCGCGGCCGCAGGACAACGCGATCTCCTGGACCAGGGCGCATCTCTACCAGTGA